A region of the Litchfieldia alkalitelluris genome:
CAGAATTGCTTTGGCTTGGCGGAATTCATCAAGAGTTGCGATCATCGGAAACATAATTTTTAAATTTCCGTAAGTACTTGCTCTAAGTAGTGCACGTAATTGTGTACGGAAAATTTCTTGCTCCTCAAGGCAAAGACGAATTGCTCGGTAGCCTAAAAAGGGATTAAGTTCCTTCGGGAGATGTAAGTAAGGAAGCTCCTTATCTCCTCCAATATCAAGTGTTCTTACAACAACAGGCTTTCCTTCCATCTTTTCTAGAACAGTCTTATATGCGTCAAACTGCTCTTCTTCAGTTGGAAGTTGGTCTCTTCCCATATATAAAAATTCAGTACGGTATAGGCCAACACCTTCACCACCGTTTGCTAAAACTCCTTTAACATCTTCTGGAGTTCCAATATTAGCAGCTAGTTCCACATGTTGTTCATCACTAGAAACTGTTGGTTCATTAATTAACTTAGCCCACTCCGTTTTTTGTGCTTCATATTGTTCTTTTTTGGCTTGATATTCAGAGATTACTTGCTCGCTTGGGTCAACAATAACATGACCATCCAGTCCGTCAACGATGACAAGCACTCCATTTTTAATATCAGAGGTTACAGTCTTAGTCCCAACTACTGCTGGAATTTCCATTGAACGGGCCATAATAGCTGAGTGAGATGTACGACCTCCAATATCCGTTGTAAAACCTTTAACATAGTTACGGTTCAGCTGCGCTGTATCTGATGGAGTTAAATCTTCAGCAATAATAACAACTTCTTCCGATATCATACTCGGGTTAGAGATTGTAACGCCTAGAAGATGTGCTAAGACGCGCTTAGTTACATCCTTAATATCAGCTGCACGTTCTTTCATATATTCATTATCCATTGATTCAAACATAGAGATAAACATAGATGCTGTCTCATTTAAAGAATATTCAGCATTAACGTTCTCACTCTTAATTCGATCTTTAATCGGATTAACTAATTCTGGATCGCTTAATACAAGAAGATGAGCAGCAAAAATTGCTGCCTTGTCTTCTCCAAGTTCTTGATTTGCTTTGTCTTTAATAACTTCTAATTCTTGTTTTGCAGTTTCTAATGCTACATCAAATCTAGAAACTTCTTCTTCTGTATTGGTAATATTCTTCTTTTCAATTGTTAAATCTGGGTTTTCTAAACGATAGGCTTTTGCAAAAGCAATACCAGCTGAAGCTGCAATACCATTTATCATTTTAGCCATAATTTACAGTCCTTCACTTGAAAAAGTTTCTGCAAGTGCTGCCAATGCCTCTTCTGCATCAGCACCTTCAGCAGTGATTTTTATTTCAGCACCCTGACCAATTCCTAGTGACATAACACCCATGATTGATTTCAAATTAACAGAACGTCCGTTAAATTCTAAATTAATATCAGAGTTAAATTTTCCTGCAGTTTGTACTAATGCTGTTGCTGGTCGTGCATGAATCCCAGATTCACTAGATACTTTAAATGTCTTTTCAGCCATGTTCATTCTCTCCTTTTTATTAACACATTTTTATTTAATTGTAATAATATCTTCTTGCTTAAGGTCTACAGTACCATCTGTATTAATAACTACTGCTTCACCATTTTTTAAATTAGTAAATACGATTGGTGTAATGGTTGAAGTAGCATTGTTTGCCACAAAATCTAAGTCTACTTTTAGAATTGGTTGACCTTTTGTGACCTTATCACCTTGACTAACAAGAGCCTCAAAACCTTCACCTTTTAGATTAACAGTATCAATACCAAAATGAATTAAAATTTCTCTACCTGCTGCTGTTTCAAGTCCAATGGCATGTTTTGTTGGGAACAAGTTAACAATTGTACCATCAACTGGTGCAACAACTGTCCCTTCCTTAGGTAAGATGGCGAATCCATCACCCATCATTTTCCCCGCAAACACTTGATCTGGAACATCAGTAATTGGTAAAATTTTACCATGAATTGGAGCTACAAATGAGAAATCCTCACTACTTACTTCATTTTGCATTTCATCTGGTACTACATCTTCAATCTGTTCCTGTACCTCTGTGTTTGGTGATACGATTGTTGGAGCAGGTGTTTTACCATCCATAATATCTTTGATCTGTGATTTCAATGTATCTGATTTGGGACCGAAGATCGCTTGAATATTATTACCTATTTCAAGTACACCCGAAGCACCTAATTGTTTCAGACGGTCCTTGTCAACTGATTTAATATCATTTACAGATACACGTAATCTTGTAATACATGCATCTAGATGAGAAATATTTTCTTTTCCACCCATCGCTTGTAGAACATTGAATGGTAGTTCACTTACTTTTCCTCGATTTACTTCTGCACCCTCTTGAATCACTTCACGTCCAGGTGTTTTTAAGTTAAATTTTCTAATCGCAAATCTAAATCCAAAATAATAAATTGGTGCTAAGATTAATCCAACAACGATAACTAGCCACCAGTCAGTTCTATTCGGTAGTACTCCGAATAAGATAAAGTCTATTACCCCACCAGAGAATGTCATACCAATTTTCACATTTAACATATGCATAACCATAAATGATAGACCAGCAAAAACTGCGTGAATCGCGAAAAGTATTGGTGCTACAAATAAGAATGAAAATTCCAATGGTTCAGTAATACCTGTTAAGAATGAAGTAAGTGCTGCTGAACCCATAATACCTGCAACAAGTTTTTTTTGCTCAGGGCGTGCTTCATGATATATTGCTAAAGCAGCTGCTGGTAATCCAAACATCATAAATGGGAATTTCCCAGTCATAAATGTACCGGCTGTAAATTCGGCACCATCACGAAGTTGAGCCATAAATATACGTTGATCTCCCCGGAAAACCTCTCCTGCAGAGTTTGTCCACTGTCCAAACTCATACCAAATTGGTGAATAGAAAATATGGTGTAAACCAAATGGGATTAATGAACGTTCAATTAAACCAAATACAAATGCAGCGATTGTACGATTAGCATCAATTACATAGTAAGAGAAGTGATTTAACCCAGTTTGAATTGGTGGCCATATAAATACAAGTGCAATACCTACTAATAAAGATGTTACAGCTGTAATAATTGGCACAAAACGTTTACCGGCAAAGAAACCTAAGTATGATGGTAATTCCATCTTGAAGTATTTATTATACATCGCGGCCGCTAAGACCCCAATTATAATACCTCCAAATACCCCTGTTTGAATGGTTGGAATTCCTAAAACTGTTGCATATGCTGCTGAATTTTCAGCAACCATTTCAGGTGTAACACCAATAACTGCTCCCATCGTTACATTCATAATTAAGTAACCAATGATCGCTGCTAACGCTGCAACACCTTCGCCTCCTGCAAGGCCTACCGCTACACCAACCGCGAATAATACCGGTAAGTTGGCAAATACAATATCTCCTGATCTTTCCATTACATTCGCTACAAGAACAATCCAATCATTTTCCAGAAATGGAAGACGTGCAACAGTATCAGGATTTTTCATTGCATTACCAAACGCTAGAAGTAATCCAGCTGCGGGTAGTAACGCAACAGGTAACATTAAAGCTTTACCTACTTTTTGTAATGTTCCAAACAAGTTCTTGAACATCGTAGTTGAACCTCCTTTTAGATATTTGTGACTCCCAACAAACTTCGTTAAACGTTTACACATTTTGGAAAAATAAAAAAGGCATGAGGAGTTGATGATAAAAATGTACAAGGATAGATTACCCTTATTACATAAATTAAATCATCAAATTCACTCATGCCTGATCGAATCAGTAACACGTAAATTTACATGTAAAAATTATTCAGATTTATTAACCAACCGTTGAAGATGCATTGTTAAATAAATAGCTTCTGCATCATATACTGGTAACTTTAATGTTTGTTGCATCACTTTAATGACTTTCCACGAAAGATTATAGCATATAGGATATTCCTCTTTCAATACTAAAGCTAGTTTTTTTGGTTCTTTCACAGATTCGCCATTTTTTACTCGTTCAATAGTATACCGTAGATGTCTTATTAGCCTTAAATAATGAACACTTTCTTTATCAATCTTTATTTTAAGTCCAACTTCAATGATACTTATTAGCTGATTAATTAGTTGAGAGTATTTATTGATTTCAGATATCTTTTTGTTAACTAGTGCACTATGGATATGTAATGCAATAAATCCAATTTCACCCTCTGGCATACTAATGTTAACTTTCTCCGAAACAATTTTCACAACATCACCAGCAATTTTATACTCCAATGGATACATCGTTTTCGTTTCTATTAGAAATGGGTTTGTCATCTCTAGTCCCTGTTGTATACGCTTTATTGCAAATGAAATATGATCTGTTAATGCAACATGGATATGTTCATTTATTGGTGTGTCTACAGATTTCTTAATAAAATGAATGATTTCATTCATCATTTCAATTATTTTTTCATCTATGGTAGAAACAAGTTTCTTATATTGCTCTTGTTCTTTCTCATTTTCAAGAATAAAGATTTTTTCTGCAGAATCTGGAGTGATTTGCTCTCCATTTTTTTTATTAAAACCAATTCCTTTACCTATCAGAACTACTTCCTTATAAGAGGTATGTTCGGCAATTAAGACATTATTGTTCAATATTTTTTTTATTGTAAAGGACTCCATCACCGAATCCTCAACTCCTTCTAGTAACATAACTTCAAGTCAATGTAATCCATATTACAAGCAGTAATAGACCTTAGTCAATAAATATATATTAAATGGAAGTAGATTCCTCAGCCTTTGTGATTAAATAATGGCAAAAAAATCGCTGATACCTTTAATGCTTTTTTAAAATTAATGAATAAAGAACAAAAGTGTAACAAAAGATATACACAAACTATACGAAGGGAGGGCAAATAAATAGCGGCAACTAACAGCAAGAACATACATCATGAATAACAATGCCAAGGAAAAAAACTAATCAAAACTATACTTATAACACACACACTACACATACACACCAAGACTACACACCAGACCATTAGAAGAAAACTACTTCTAATGGTCTAAGATGTTAGTGACCTAAGTATCTTATTCTCAAATTCTTCACTACATAGAGGTTTTGAAAAGTAAAACCCTTGTATTTCAAGACACCCAAGTTCGGAGACCATCTTCAATTGTTCGTCAGTTTCTACCCCTTCTGCAATAACCTTTAGTTCAAGATGCTTTGCCATAGAAATAATAGTCGAAACGATTGCTTCATTCTTATACATTTCTTTAATAAATGATTTATCAATTTTCACTCGGTCAATCGATAATTTATTTAAATATCCAAGCGAGCTATAACCTGTTCCAAAATCATCCATACTCACTTCAATGCCTAATTCTCTCAGTCTCATCAAAGTTCTATTCGTATCATTCTCGTTATTTATCATGGTAGATTCAGTTATTTCGACTTCCAAACAAGAAGGATCTAATTGAAATTCATCTAGTATTCTTGTAATCGTTTCTACTAGATCATTCTTATAAATATGGAGATGTGATATATTTACTGAGGTCCGTCCATAGTAACAATGATTAGTCTTCCACAGTTTTATTTGTTGACATACTGATTGTAGTACCCATTCTTCTAATGGAATGATTAAGCCCGTTTCTTCAGCTATTGGAATAAATCGATCTGGCGATATGGTTCCAATTTTAGGATGATGCCATCTAAGTAATGCCTCTGCTCCTATAATCTTTTTTGTTTTCGCATGAAACTTCGGCTGATAATATATGGATAACTGATTATTACTCAATGCATATCTTAAGTCGTTTTCTAATTTGATTTTCTCTATCGTTTTATCCTTCAAGCTATTATTATAGATTTTATATTGATTTGCACCATTCTCTTTTGCTTCATACATGGCAATATCTGCGTATTTAACAAGTGCTTCAATTTCGTCTGAATGAGCTGGAAAAAGTGCAATACCGATACTAGCTGTAATTAAGCATTCATGCCTCTTTACTCTTAATGAAACCCTAAATTGGTCCAAAACTAATTCTGCAAGTGCCGAAATATCCCGTATATCCTCTTCAGCTGTAACAATTACACAGAATTCATCTCCTCCCATTCTGGCTATAAAAAATTTTTCTCCTAAAGATTGTTGCAACCGCTTTGCGATTTCTACAAGTACTTGATCACCAAAAGCATGTCCAAATAAATCATTCAATCTTTTGAAACGGTCAAAATCCAAATTCATAATTGCAAAATTGTGCCCCTTATTTTTGAGCTGATATAATTTTTTTATATATAATCTACGATTTGGAAGCCTAGTTAATTCATCATGATATGCTAAATAATTTATGGTTTCTTGGGCCAAATCAGTGTCAGTAACATCTTTTACGATTCCATAAAATCCAATAATATCTTCTTTAAAATACACCGGAATAAAATTTATTTTCACATTAGATAAATCACGATTCTTTTTAACTAGATGTCCTTCGAATAAATCTTCTTTACCAGTGATAACATTTTGATAATGTTGGATAAACTGCTTGAGTTGTTCCCTCTTGACTAATCTCGAAAAATACATGCCTATTAGTTCTTCATTGCGATACCCAGTTAATTGTGGGGCTTCTTTATTGACACTTACAATAATCCCCTTTAAGTTCATTGAAAAGACGGCATCAGGATTATAATTAAATAATGACTTTAAGTGCTCATGGTTTTTTATGTGATTGGATCTACTCTCAATCAGTTTTAAATCTGCAAGTAAATCTGTAATAATCATCATTAATAAATTTGCACTACACATGATAATAAGTAAAAGTAAACCTACTCTTTCCATAGATAGCGTGTTATTAATAGAAGAAAGGTTAACTACCGACAGGAAACAACTGAAGGAGATAATAACATAGGAGAAGCCAGTTATGATACTCCAGACAATCCTCCATTTTTTAGAGATTAGATTTTCCTCACCGTCTTTTAGTAAAACCCAAAATTTAAGTACAGAAACAAAAAAACCTACTGTAAGAAGAAAGCAAATTAAAAGATGTAATGGTTTTAATTGGACGTTAGAACTAAATATAATTAGATAAAAAATAGAATTTATAGCTACTAAAACAAAGGCAAGTATTGAACTTGGAATAATACTGATATACGAACGGAATGTAATATGATTTAAAAAAGAATAAGAGCCGATTATTAACAACCAGCTTGTAATCATGTATCCCGAGATCATTCCTGATAACTTAAATGTATCTAATTCATGATTTGTTGAGATAATAAGGAAAGCATTAGAGATTGAAAAAGTACTACTTATTATCAAAAAAAGAGTTAAATTAGAAAAAGATATGTTAATTATTCTTTTTTTATTTATTAAAGTATTGTAAAAAGTTGCTAGTAATGAACCAAACATACTAAAGAGTATAGCCAAGATTACAGCTATATAATTTAGATTTCCAAACACATATCCACCAAACAATACGTAACCTCCCCGGGCAACTACCAACACAAACCGACTTGTCAATTACAAAAAGATTCAAACTTTGACATAATATACTAAAATTATAATCGATAAATATGACGATAGCTACAAGAATCACATGAAATCATCAGTTTTTCCACGGCGAGTTCAGTAGAATTTCTTACTAGCTAGAATAAACTCGTTCCGTTTACATATTTCACTCATTATTCTTTCATAATAATAAAAAATGCTCAGTTTTTGGAGGATATTATGCCTGTTATTCAGTTAAATGACGAAACTGAAATTTACTACGAAATGAACGGTTCAGGAAAACCACTTTTATTTGTCCATCCACCTGGCATGGGTCTAGTTACATTCAAACAACAAATCCCACTTTCTGAACACTATAAGGTGATTACTTATGATATGAGAGGGAATGGGAACAGTAATTCTGCCGGCGAAGAAGTTTCAGTACCATTACTTGCTAAAGACATTTTTCTACTTTTACAAGAATTAAATGTTGAAAAGATTGTAATATGCGGGTATTCAAATGGTGGATCCATTGCATTAGAATTTGCTTTATCATATCCAGAAAAAGTTGAAGGAGTTATTTTATTAGGGGGGTTCCCGGAGGTCAGTACGTTTCTACTTCGGTCTGAGTTTTTATTAGGCATTTATACAGTAAAAATGCGCGGACTCCCTTTTTTAGCCAAAGTCTTGGGAAAGGCTCATGGAAAAAGTAAACAGTACCAAAATGAGATTGAAAACTACGTCTTAAAGGCTAATCCAAAAATTCTCTTTAATATGTATGTTCAAGGACTTAAGTATAAATGCACAGATCGGTTATCGGAATTAAAAGTACCAGTTCTTCTTGTTGATGGATCAAGAGATTTCTATTTGCATAAATATCAAAGAATACTCGAGACCAACATCAAAAACACATCAAAAGTATTTATTTCTAAAGCCAGACATCAACTACCAACAAAGCATGCAAAAGAATTAAATCAAATCATCGATGGTTTTATGAAAAAAATTCACGAAAGCAGCGCACCTTCGGGGACAGGCTTAGGACAAGCTGCTGACGATAAATTTCTTCAATGAATTTCTTAAATGGCATTTTTTGTTTCGATGTCATTGGTTTAGACTATAGAGCCGATCTGCTGGAGCTAGACACCTATGCTAAATACAAATTTTATATATTCCCAATAACGTAAAAAAGGGACTCCAGTAAGTTCTCAAAACTTAATGGAGTCCTTTTTCAATCAGATTTCTTCAAGCGTCGGAGCTCTATTTTTAATTGTTTTACAATCTGTTCACACAGTTGTTCCTCTTCTACTGTTAGAACTCCGTCTCCGTATCGGACTTTTTCGTAGGATTTCACAAAACTAGCATGAAGAAAATGGTTTCGCTCTAACCATTCTTCAAGAGTTTCCGAATGCAGCCTCCCTTTCCCTTTTTTGGCAGCAAGTAGCTCTAACTCTAAAAGAAGTTTCCTTACTTTCTCAGCAGGGAATTTAGCTCGTCTTGTAGAACCAGTTGAAGTATTAGTTACAGTACCCATATTATATTTATACCCGGATCCTGCATCCACTACTTCTGGCTCAATCACATATTTCCTTCTAGCAATTATAACTAAAATGATCGCTATAATGATTAATCCGATTATAGAAAGAATCATCCAAATGTTTACCTTTGAAAGAAACGAGAAGTATTCTTGTAATGGCGTGACATCCTCTAGGCCCCCAATACCAACTCCTTCACCTTGATCACCAGGTGATTTCCTTTTGAATTCCGCATTTTCTACAGCATTAAAAAAGGGAACTGAAGCAGCGTATAACGCCTTCCCAGTTAAAGAAAACAACACAGAGAGTAGATTTTTTACAATAAACGGTAAAACCAGTGCAAGGGAAACGGCTCCTACTATCATTCCGATAAATATTCCAAGAATGGAACCTGAATTTTTTGTAACAACACTACTTCCACCTATAAATGAGCTTGAGAAAAAACCATCCAACACTTTACTTATCATCATCCATAATAACTGTATGATCATAAAGTATAAAATTAAATCGCTATACTGGTACCCCTGAACAATAGCACCTAGGTAAATTAGGTATCCTACGCCCAATGTTAGGAACAGCAACCAAAACTCAGATAGCTTCGTATCTTTTTGAAAATGGCCAACAATTCTCCAACAAATAAATCCAGCTAGAAACAGGCTTATACCGAAAGTGAATCCAAGTTTATTACCTACAAATGCAAGAACAGGAACAAACAGCATGACAAACACATATGGAGTATTTGTTTTCATCAATGACAATACTCCAGTGAAGATAATTCCACCACCGATGACTATTACTAGGAAAGGAAGAACTGGTGGAATCATAGCTGTATGAAAATAAAACAAAAATAATACGACATATAAAAGAATTACTTCCATCGTGTATAAATAAAAACGCGAAAAAAACTTATTATACTGCATGTGGATCTACCTTCCTTTCAGGTAGATTATAGCTTGTTAACATGATAGAGTCATCATGCTCAATTATTTGATAACAATCAATTCCTCTTCTTCTATAAGTAGTCATGATTAGATCTTTATTTTGTTCAATTTGCCCACATATAATGACATAGGGAGATGGTTGACTATTCCTTTGAATATTATAAACCATCTGTGAAAAGGGAATGATTACACTGTGTTTGCTTAATCTCGCAATAATTTCCAAAGCTTTCTGCAAATGTTCTCTACCTTTTCCTAAGGGATGATGGATATATGGGATTTTCCCCGCTTTTCTTACATTTATATATAACTCAAATGGAATGCCTTTTATTGTTGCAAACTCTAGTAAGTAAGTAATTCCACCTAAATACTCTTCAAGCTTTGGTTCTCTAACATTAATAAAGATCGACCATGAAAACTGTGAGGTTCTTTCATAAATTTTAGTTTGCAAGCTGTTTGTTTTTGCACTTGCCTTCCAGTGCACGCGATTAAACGGATCTGATGATACATATCCTCTGGCACCTATTAGTGCTGACATATCTTCAAAATGAGATTGTCTCATCGGATAATCCCCTAAATTTTTGGGAATAATTCGATTCACTCCACCAATGTTATCTGGGGACGAATAAATCACTGTTTCAAAAACGAGTGGCTTGTCATATTTTAAATATACATTTCCAAAACCAAATAAATGTGGAATCTGGACTTCTAAGGTGCGAATTCTAGCCACACCTCTTCCAATGGCTTTGAATGGAAAATTTATAGTAGCAGATTGATGTTTTAATAGTGTTAAAGGTAAATTGAGTTCTGTTTGTTCAGAATTCACCATTTTTCTCTCTTGTTCGAACTCTAATACACTATCAATTGTTATTCGAACTTTTGCACCTAATATCGGATAAATTCCTTTTTGATTAAACGTAATTGAAAATTCGTCTGTCTGCCCCTTAAAAAGTTTAATAAGTTCCTTATTAACTTCAACCGAAAGTTGATCTGCAACATGCTTTAAGTACAATAAATTCACATAGGCAAACAGAATGAATAACACACCAATTACAACAAGAAATAGATTTGTTCCAATAATACCAGTTAAGAGGATTAAAACAGCTAATCCAACAGTAAATGACAACTCATTTCCTAGAGCAATTTGCCTCTTCCAATCCATTAATTCACAGCTCCTGCCTCAACTGGTACAGAAACGGTTGCTAAAATTTCTTTAATCACTTGTTTACTAGTTTTCTTTAAAGATCCTTCCATTGTTAATACCAAACGATGTGATAAAACAAATGGAGCCATATACTTAATGTCCTCTGGTGTTACAAAACTACGACCTAATAAATAAGCCCTTCCTTGTACAGCTTTCATAAGGGCAAGAGTACCACGAGGACTCACCCCAACTTCTACATCCTGGTGCTTTCTGGTCTCATGAATCAATCTGACTAAGTAATCTTCAACATCCTCACTTAATCTAACCTCAGTTACTTCCTTCTGCATTTGTTCAATTTCACCCTTAGAAAAGACAGCCTCTAATTCTTCTATTGGGTTGCTGTTGCGGTATGTTCTCATGATTTGTCTTTCTTCCTCAAAAGATGGATAGCCAAGATCTAACTGCACAAAAAATCTGTCCATTTGTGCTTCTGGTAATGGAAAGGTTCCCTGCTGTGATTCAATCGGATTTTGTGTAGCTATTACAATAAACGGACTAGGTAACTTCAGAGTTTCACCATCAATTGTCACTTGACGCTCTTCCATTACTTCTAACAAACTTGACTGTGTTCTTGGTGTAGCACGATTGATTTCATCAGCTAATAAAATATTAGTCATAACTGGACCAGGACGAAGCTGAAATTCTTGTTCCTTCGGGTTAAAGAATTGAATCCCTGTTACATCACTAGGTAATACGTCTGGTGTGAATTGAATTCTTTTAAATGATGCATTTAAAGAACCAGCAAAGCTTTTTGCTAGCATTGTTTTCCCTGTACCGGGTACACTTTCTAAAAGAATATGCCCCTTATTTATGACAGCATTTAATACTAATTCTACAACTGCCTCTTTGCCAATAATTACTTTGCTAATATTGTTTTTTATCTTTTGAACATCATTTGATATATTCATAATAATCCCACTCCCTAATATAAAAAATTTAATAATTATAATTTTCCTACAATAATTCTTACAAGTCAATAAATTCCATATAATGATAATCCTTAAAATTTTACTTGGAGACTAGCTTTTCAACGACTCCCTTTAAAACATGAACTGCACTTAAACAATCATACAGGGATGACCACTCTTTCGGGTTATGACTTATCCCACCCTTACTTTGAACAAATAACATTGCTACCGGTATTGATTTACCGACCATCATTGCATCGTGCCCAGCGCCACTCGGTAAGAAAAATGGACGAATGTTTAAAGACTCCATTGTTGATAAAATCATTTGTTGCATTTCTTGTTTAATCGGAACTGGCTTAATTTTCGTGTTTTCCTTCCACGTAAGTTCTATTTCGTGATTTTTCGCTATGCTTGATGCTAGCTTAAGAGCCTCCTCCACTAATGTATCTCTAGTTTCTTCAAAGATATCTCTTATATCAACATATAATTGAACTTTCCCTGGAATCACATTCACACCATTGGGATAGACATTTAATTTCCCCACTGTTGCAACTGCGGATTTTGATATATTTGTAGGTAGTTCTTTCAGCCTAAATATAAACTCGCTTGCGGCAATTAGTGCATCTTGCCGATCAAACATTGGTGTATTACCAGCGTGACCCGCCTTCCCCTCAAAAATCATCTCAATCCAGCATGGACCAGCAATACCAGTTACAATACCACAAGGAAGGTTTTCCTTTTCTAGCAATTTACCTTGTTCAATATGTACTTCAACAAATGCTCCAATTTCTGAATGGTCTCTCATTGAGTTTTGATAACCTTCAAGTGTTAGATTGTCTGCTCTTAAAACCTCTTCAAAGGATAAACCCTTACTATCTTTAAGGGTAAGCTTATGAGAGACGTCTACATCCCCCATCATTGCTTCACTTCCAGTTAATCCACCATTAAATCTGGCACCTTCTTCATCCGAAAAAATCACAACTTCAAACGGTCTAACCGGCTGATAACCAGTTTCCTTCCAAGACTCAACGACTTCTAAAGCTGCAACCACTCCTAATGGACCATCAAAATGCCCTCCATTTGGAACACTGTCTAAATGTGACCCTGCTAGTATTGCTGGCATTTCGTTATTAATCCCGTTTAATCTCCCAAAAACATTTCCTGCGCCATCCTCTTTCACTTCAAGCTCCAACTCAATCATCCACTTTTTCACAAGCTCTTTGGCCTGTCTTTCTTCTTTGGAAAAGCCTACTCGGTTAGAACCACCATCACTAGTTAGTCCAATGTTTGAAATTTCTTCAAGGCGTGTAGCAACTCTACTACCATTTATACCGTCTTGATTTAAAGATTGATCATAATCTCTTAATAATTTCTCCTTTAGCCCGACAATTTCGTTTTGCATATTTATTTAAAACCTCCCGGATTATAAAAAGTTATTTATTTTCTAAATTTTCATATCAATCCATATTATCTATGATTAGATACTATAAAATCAATGTTTGATTATTTTAATATAGAAAAGCGGAAGGCGCTCGTTCATCGGCGACAGGCATAAGACAAGACGGCTAGAAGGTTGTTCTTAACCTTCTAGGGTGGATTGACTTAGACCTGAGAGCCGATAGCCCCTGGAGCTAGACCACTGGATCCCGCAGGAGTCAAGTGGCTCTCCGCTCATTCCAAACTGAGGAGGAAACATTTTTTCATACTTCATGGTTCGTGGTGCGAATTTAATCAGTATGGGGATCTCCTCTGTATTCTTACCTACAGAAGTGTGGTCGATTTATTTTATTTAGCAATGAATA
Encoded here:
- a CDS encoding M20 family metallo-hydrolase, yielding MQNEIVGLKEKLLRDYDQSLNQDGINGSRVATRLEEISNIGLTSDGGSNRVGFSKEERQAKELVKKWMIELELEVKEDGAGNVFGRLNGINNEMPAILAGSHLDSVPNGGHFDGPLGVVAALEVVESWKETGYQPVRPFEVVIFSDEEGARFNGGLTGSEAMMGDVDVSHKLTLKDSKGLSFEEVLRADNLTLEGYQNSMRDHSEIGAFVEVHIEQGKLLEKENLPCGIVTGIAGPCWIEMIFEGKAGHAGNTPMFDRQDALIAASEFIFRLKELPTNISKSAVATVGKLNVYPNGVNVIPGKVQLYVDIRDIFEETRDTLVEEALKLASSIAKNHEIELTWKENTKIKPVPIKQEMQQMILSTMESLNIRPFFLPSGAGHDAMMVGKSIPVAMLFVQSKGGISHNPKEWSSLYDCLSAVHVLKGVVEKLVSK